From a region of the Apibacter sp. B3706 genome:
- the lpdA gene encoding dihydrolipoyl dehydrogenase, with translation MSNFDIVIIGSGPGGYVSAIRCAQLGFKTALVEKYFHLGGTCLHVGCIPSKSLLDASELYDKALHQFKDFGIEITKPTIDFSRMIQRKNEVVEQTSKGIDYLMDKNKITVFHGMGTFKSSNQLEVKDEKGNIKNLEARYFIIATGSKPANLPFAPADKERLITSTEALNLKEIPKHLLVIGGGVIGLELGSVYKRLGAEVTVIEFLDRLIPTMDGGLSKELLKVLKKQGMKFSLSTQVTKIERKGDKIFVQAVEKNGKEIRFEGDYCLVAVGRKPYTENLGLEKAGIELDDQGRIKVNEHLQTNIPNIYAIGDVVRGPMLAHKAEEEGVLVAEQLAGQKPHIDYNLIPAVVYTWPEVAGVGKTEDQLLEEGRSYKIGQFPIRALGRARASGDTDGFVKILADEATDEVLGIHMIAARAADLIADAVTLLEYRASAEDIARMSHAHPTYAEAIKEAALEATEKRAIHS, from the coding sequence ATGAGTAATTTCGATATAGTAATCATTGGATCGGGGCCCGGGGGGTATGTCTCAGCCATTCGTTGTGCACAATTAGGATTTAAAACCGCATTGGTGGAAAAATATTTCCATTTAGGAGGCACCTGTTTACATGTGGGATGTATTCCTTCCAAATCCTTGTTAGATGCTTCCGAGCTTTATGATAAAGCTTTACACCAATTTAAAGACTTCGGAATTGAAATTACTAAGCCAACGATTGATTTTAGCAGAATGATTCAACGGAAAAATGAAGTCGTTGAACAAACAAGTAAGGGAATCGATTATTTAATGGATAAAAATAAGATTACGGTTTTTCATGGTATGGGTACTTTTAAGTCTTCCAATCAATTGGAAGTTAAAGATGAGAAAGGAAATATAAAAAACCTGGAAGCTCGATATTTCATTATAGCCACCGGTTCTAAACCTGCAAACCTTCCGTTTGCTCCCGCAGATAAAGAACGTTTGATCACTTCAACAGAGGCATTAAATCTAAAAGAAATTCCTAAGCATTTATTGGTTATCGGGGGAGGAGTTATCGGATTAGAACTAGGATCTGTATACAAAAGGTTGGGAGCAGAAGTGACCGTCATAGAATTTTTAGACCGATTAATTCCTACTATGGATGGCGGTTTATCTAAGGAATTACTTAAAGTGTTAAAAAAACAAGGAATGAAATTTTCTTTATCCACTCAAGTTACCAAGATAGAACGTAAGGGAGATAAAATATTTGTTCAAGCAGTGGAAAAGAACGGTAAGGAAATCAGGTTTGAGGGTGATTATTGTTTAGTCGCTGTCGGAAGAAAACCCTATACTGAAAATCTTGGATTGGAAAAGGCAGGTATTGAATTGGATGATCAAGGAAGAATAAAAGTAAATGAACATTTGCAAACGAATATTCCAAATATATATGCTATAGGAGATGTGGTTCGTGGACCTATGTTGGCACATAAGGCGGAAGAAGAAGGAGTTTTAGTTGCCGAACAGTTAGCAGGACAAAAACCTCATATAGATTATAATCTTATACCCGCTGTGGTATATACCTGGCCGGAAGTTGCAGGAGTAGGAAAAACTGAAGATCAATTATTAGAGGAGGGGCGTAGTTACAAAATAGGACAATTTCCCATTCGTGCTTTAGGAAGGGCTCGAGCCAGTGGCGATACGGACGGATTTGTAAAAATATTGGCTGATGAGGCAACCGATGAAGTATTGGGAATTCATATGATAGCCGCTCGTGCTGCCGATTTAATTGCGGATGCCGTGACTTTATTAGAATATCGAGCATCTGCTGAAGATATAGCTAGAATGAGCCATGCACATCCTACGTATGCTGAAGCCATAAAAGAGGCTGCCTTAGAAGCTACCGAAAAAAGAGCAATTCACAGTTAA
- a CDS encoding RloB family protein: protein MLNPQKIGYKPKEVEPYKDATVINIFCEGDKRESDYFTYFNELSRKLIIQIIKPDCDSSPEKLKYKCEEIIKNDKNSKFDEIWFVIDKDSWEIKSIKSLKNYCNQNKNFNMVVSNPCFEVWLYYHFYKTKPIESIDKWKNFLHKKIKGGFDSNIHPMFIKNAIFFAKENFSGTQEFPEEASTSLYILGEKIYNLLRVYLDREMELNKNHLKIKEFI, encoded by the coding sequence ATGTTGAACCCCCAAAAAATAGGTTACAAACCAAAAGAAGTTGAACCCTACAAGGATGCTACCGTTATAAATATATTTTGTGAAGGCGATAAGAGAGAGAGCGATTATTTTACATATTTTAATGAATTATCTCGTAAATTAATAATACAAATAATTAAACCTGACTGTGATTCTTCGCCTGAAAAACTCAAATATAAATGTGAAGAAATTATTAAAAATGATAAAAATAGTAAATTCGATGAAATTTGGTTTGTAATTGATAAAGATTCTTGGGAAATAAAGAGTATAAAATCTTTAAAGAATTATTGTAATCAAAACAAAAATTTTAATATGGTTGTTAGTAATCCTTGTTTTGAAGTTTGGCTTTATTATCACTTTTATAAGACCAAACCAATTGAAAGTATTGATAAATGGAAAAATTTTTTGCATAAAAAAATTAAAGGGGGATTTGATTCAAATATCCATCCTATGTTTATTAAGAATGCAATATTTTTTGCAAAAGAAAATTTTTCAGGGACACAAGAATTTCCAGAAGAAGCATCTACTTCTCTCTATATATTAGGTGAAAAAATTTATAATCTCTTGCGTGTTTATTTAGATAGAGAAATGGAATTAAACAAGAATCATTTAAAAATTAAAGAATTTATTTAA
- a CDS encoding AAA family ATPase, protein MLVRVIIKNLLSFKEETEFNLLTSSKITELKHHKVKKNNLNLLTFSAIYGANASGKSNLIKIFSLIKEVVINGKIPKFYYDQHFRYNESLESESSEVAIEFIYKRNIYFYTFSFLREIFTNESLYVKKKDSYINIFSRDKSGVRILNYNDDVVDFINDMVSDDENFVYYIGNYYKGKNKDFNIILNIQNWFKENLVILFPNSFPEDKVNMFYKFIFGKNTYVHLIQSTIKLLNLDIENLNLKKTEIDPAFLEQVLTKYQYKSFVIDKNGPFKTIFNSSNLNVFYYKDIQNSKFYKYEISAIQKNGQGVKKIFKLDELSDGTNRLIDMLPIFLTKINTDSIIIIDEIERSLHPLMIKKILNLFTEEKKIKGQLIFTTHESNLLDLSLFRKDEIWFAEKNYEGATEFYPLSYFSKHQTKDIQSGYLQGRYGAIPFLGDLKQLLNKTAYVEPPKNRLQTKRS, encoded by the coding sequence ATGTTAGTACGGGTAATTATAAAAAATCTATTATCTTTTAAAGAAGAGACAGAATTTAATTTACTCACTTCTTCAAAAATTACCGAATTAAAACATCATAAAGTAAAAAAAAATAATCTTAATTTACTTACATTTTCAGCGATATATGGTGCAAATGCCAGTGGTAAATCCAATTTAATTAAAATTTTTTCACTTATAAAAGAAGTTGTAATAAATGGTAAAATTCCCAAATTTTACTATGATCAACACTTTAGATATAATGAGAGTTTAGAATCAGAATCCTCAGAAGTAGCAATTGAGTTTATATATAAACGTAATATTTATTTTTATACGTTTAGTTTCTTAAGAGAAATTTTCACTAATGAATCTTTATATGTTAAGAAAAAAGATTCATATATTAATATATTTAGTCGAGATAAATCAGGGGTTAGGATATTAAATTATAATGATGATGTTGTAGACTTTATTAATGATATGGTTAGTGATGATGAAAATTTTGTTTATTATATAGGAAACTATTATAAAGGTAAAAATAAAGATTTTAATATTATATTAAACATTCAAAATTGGTTTAAAGAAAACTTAGTTATCTTATTTCCGAATAGTTTTCCGGAGGATAAAGTTAATATGTTTTATAAATTTATATTTGGAAAAAATACTTATGTTCATTTAATTCAGTCTACAATAAAGCTATTGAATTTAGATATTGAAAATTTAAATTTAAAAAAAACAGAAATAGATCCTGCTTTTTTAGAACAAGTTTTAACTAAGTACCAATATAAATCATTTGTAATAGATAAAAATGGTCCTTTTAAAACAATATTTAACAGTAGTAATCTTAATGTATTTTATTATAAAGATATTCAGAATAGTAAATTCTATAAATATGAAATAAGTGCAATTCAAAAAAACGGGCAAGGAGTTAAAAAAATATTTAAATTGGATGAATTATCTGATGGTACCAATCGTCTTATTGATATGTTACCTATATTTCTGACTAAAATAAATACAGATAGTATAATAATTATTGATGAGATTGAAAGAAGTTTGCATCCATTAATGATAAAAAAAATTTTAAACTTATTCACTGAAGAGAAAAAAATTAAAGGACAGCTTATTTTTACTACTCATGAATCTAATTTATTAGATTTAAGCTTATTTAGAAAAGATGAAATATGGTTTGCAGAAAAAAATTATGAAGGAGCTACCGAATTTTATCCATTAAGTTATTTTTCAAAACATCAAACTAAAGATATTCAATCTGGATATTTACAAGGAAGATATGGTGCTATACCATTTTTAGGAGATCTTAAACAACTACTTAATAAAACTGCTTATGTTGAACCCCCAAAAAATAGGTTACAAACCAAAAGAAGTTGA
- a CDS encoding YcxB family protein translates to MKDYTYTYKISADDYLTHQLFSASMNEIVKQQRKKGLLLWTSAFFVLAVIFVFLKNYALAAYFGVFGIGFIFIYPIYSRWIYKRFYKRFVYRNFNKTQLETIGLTFSTDDIILSNGENEGKIPISNIELIYEIPSHFFIKLDRGRNIIIPKSQIEAIDSLTKTLTDLAELKSIPYKRMLDWKWK, encoded by the coding sequence ATATACTTATAAAATTTCAGCAGATGATTATCTTACTCATCAGCTTTTTAGTGCTTCGATGAATGAAATAGTAAAACAACAAAGGAAAAAAGGGCTACTTTTATGGACTTCCGCCTTTTTTGTACTTGCTGTAATTTTTGTTTTTTTAAAAAACTATGCATTAGCCGCTTATTTTGGAGTATTTGGAATTGGTTTTATATTTATTTATCCGATTTATTCTCGTTGGATATATAAAAGATTTTATAAACGTTTTGTTTATCGAAATTTTAATAAAACGCAATTAGAAACCATTGGACTTACTTTTTCAACGGATGATATAATCCTTTCCAACGGTGAAAATGAAGGAAAAATTCCTATTTCCAATATAGAACTAATCTATGAAATTCCCTCGCATTTTTTTATAAAATTAGACAGAGGAAGAAATATTATTATTCCTAAATCTCAAATTGAAGCTATAGACTCACTTACTAAAACTCTTACTGATTTAGCAGAATTAAAATCGATCCCGTATAAAAGAATGTTAGATTGGAAATGGAAATAA